Proteins found in one Hevea brasiliensis isolate MT/VB/25A 57/8 chromosome 18, ASM3005281v1, whole genome shotgun sequence genomic segment:
- the LOC110648627 gene encoding trihelix transcription factor GT-3b codes for MFPIFGSVNIDYLRPISMAMASTMLSPEADNSPSASKEKGPQPQQQWTEQETKDLIGIRAELEKDFTVAKRKKALWEIVSAKLRERGYRRTPDQCKCKWKNLINRYKGKETSDPENGLHCPFFEELHAVFTERAKNMQPLLFDSEAGSTRAKKRVKRMSADRSFDELSEDEDEDDDGSGEERLARSNSQKRKRERFQMEMPSRVTSTSNPNIIGIQEMLKEFFQQQQQMEMQWREMMEKRANEQRLFELEWRQSMEKIEKERLMIELVWREREEQRRTREESRAERRDALLTTLLNKLIHENDIEGI; via the exons ATGTTTCCGATATTTGGCAGCGTGAACATCGATTATCTCCGGCCAATAAGCATGGCGATGGCATCAACAATGCTGAGTCCAGAGGCGGATAACTCGCCGTCGGCGTCAAAAGAGAAGGGCCCACAGCCGCAACAACAGTGGACGGAACAAGAGACGAAGGACTTGATTGGTATTCGGGCGGAGCTGGAGAAAGATTTCACGGTTGCGAAAAGGAAAAAGGCGCTTTGGGAGATTGTGAGTGCAAAGCTGAGAGAAAGAGGATACCGTAGGACTCCTGACCAGTGCAAGTGTAAGTGGAAGAATCTCATCAATCGTTACAAG GGCAAGGAGACATCTGATCCTGAGAATGGTCTGCATTGCCCATTCTTTGAGGAACTGCATGCAGTATTTACTGAAAGAGCAAAGAACATGCAGCCGTTGCTTTTTGATTCTGAGGCAGGTTCTACCCGGGCAAAGAAACGGGTAAAGAGAATGAGTGCGGACAGATCCTTTGATGAACTCTCAGAAGATGAAGATGAGGATGATGATGGTAGTGGGGAGGAGAGGCTAGCTAGAAGCAATTCCCAGAAGAGGAAGCGTGAAAGATTTCAAATGGAGATGCCTTCAAGAGTAACCAGCACCTCAAATCCTAATATTATTGGTATTCAGGAAATGCTCAAGGAGTTCTTTCAGCAGCAACAACAGATGGAGATGCAGTGGAGGGAGATGATGGAAAAGCGTGCGAATGAGCAACGGTTGTTTGAGCTGGAATGGAGACAGTCAATGGAGAAAATTGAGAAAGAGAGATTAATGATTGAGCTGGTTTGGAGGGAGAGGGAAGAACAGAGGCGGACAAGAGAAGAAAGCAGGGCTGAGAGGAGAGATGCGCTGCTGACTACACTTCTGAACAAACTTATACATGAAAATGATATCGAAGGTATATAG